A genome region from Anopheles stephensi strain Indian chromosome 2, UCI_ANSTEP_V1.0, whole genome shotgun sequence includes the following:
- the LOC118503225 gene encoding apolipoprotein D-like, with protein sequence MINKVWYILALTLLVNWLDVEGFLVKDGNCTLATVNLPFVKDFEVEKYLGQWYELERYEQDYERNMECVTIVYRRAQPSDRMMEVNYRGFLPFNDTINTFSGIGVFSEEPVQENSNTTTSSTTTVAKLIASFGKANNTTNYWVVDTDYVNYAIVYSCAMFLEMNQAVEGYWLLSRMPNLPNIPKVIERVSYLRSTYFEVSHMRVTNHTEQLCPVEPKLPREPSLVILPPL encoded by the exons ATGATCAACAAAGTGTGGTACATTCTCGCCCTGACCCTACTCGTGAATTGGTTAGACGTGGAGGGCTTCCTGGTTAAGGATGGCAACTGCACACTGGCTACAGTTAACTTACCCTTCGTGAAAGACTTCGAAGTGGAGAAG TATCTTGGACAATGGTACGAACTGGAGCGGTACGAGCAGGACTACGAGCGAAACATGGAGTGCGTTACGATCGTGTACCGTCGAGCACAGCCGTCCGATCGGATGATGGAGGTGAACTATCGTGGCTTTCTACCCTTCAATGACACCATCAACACCTTCAGCGGAATCGGCGTGTTTAGCGAGGAACCCGTACAGgaaaacagcaacacaacCACCAGCAGTACGACGACGGTTGCGAAGCTGATCGCTTCCTTCGGCAAAG ccaacaacaccaccaactaCTGGGTGGTGGACACGGATTACGTCAACTACGCGATCGTGTACTCCTGCGCGATGTTCCTCGAGATGAACCAGGCGGTGGAGGGCTACTGGTTGCTGTCCCGTATGCCCAATCTACCCAACATTCCGAAAGTGATCGAACGAGTGTCGTACCTCCGATCGACGTACTTCGAGGTTTCGCATATGCGTGTCACCAACCACACGGAGCAACT CTGCCCAGTCGAACCAAAGCTACCGAGAGAACCGAGCTTAGTCATCTTACCACCACTGTAG
- the LOC118503224 gene encoding apolipoprotein D-like translates to MRALVISFTVRTRSPISLAVDRTVEGSHERNSLRAAMFARVVALVVVGCVACVAGLLSDAACPQDVTAMKDFSLNDYAGRWFEIKRYEQFYEKDLDCVVAEYQKTGDASISVKNGAFNLANDTRVVADGTAVVSFPDDATRPAKLSVAFFGAKPDRSNYWVLDTDYTSFAVVWSCEPYYRDPSKNVLGFWIFSRNPTFPTDEAVVKRVDELVKKYADASKFEVPNQSDERCPRSY, encoded by the exons ATGCGTGCGCTGGTAATTTCTTTCACCGTCCGCACACGCTCACCGATCAGTCTGGCCGTTGATCGCACCGTGGAAGGTTCGCACGAGAGGAACAGTTTGAGAGCAGCGATGTTTGCCCGTGTGGTTGCGCTTGTGGTGGTTGGGTGTGTGGCCTGTGTTGCCGGGCTACTGTCGGACGCCGCCTGTCCGCAGGATGTGACGGCGATGAAAGACTTCTCGCTGAACGATTACGCCGGCCGTTGGTTCGAGATCAAGCGCTACGAGCAGTTCTACGAGAAGGATCTGGACTGCGTGGTGGCCGAGTATCAGAAGACGGGCGATGCCAGCATCTCGGTGAAGAATGGTGCCTTCAATCTGGCGAACGATACGCGCGTGGTGGCCGACGGTACGGCCGTGGTGTCCTTCCCGGACGATGCGACACGTCCGGCGAAGCTTAGTGTCGCCTTCTTCGGAGCTA AGCCTGATCGCAGCAACTACTGGGTGCTGGACACGGACTACACCTCCTTCGCCGTCGTGTGGTCCTGTGAGCCGTACTACCGGGATCCGTCCAAGAATGTCC TGGGCTTCTGGATTTTCTCTCGCAACCCAACCTTCCCAACCGACGAGGCTGTGGTGAAGCGCGTCGATGAGCTGGTCAAGAAGTACGCCGACGCATCGAAGTTCGAGGTGCCTAACCAGTCCGACGAACGATGCCCACGATCGTACTAA
- the LOC118503226 gene encoding apolipoprotein D-like, which produces MFKRLVCCALFLATLVQGTIFERPCRTDVSVVQDFQVEKYLGLWYDLEHYEASFEQNTDCVTAEYSRYEDGSIRVFNSAVRLTDGLLYAVDGVALLSYPEAEVLEAKLNVSFYGAPNDESNYWVLDTDYENYSLVWSCQPIGEERSLEYYWLLSRTPSLPEDGELRETIEALKEQNGIVDDELIITEHFAEGCNNKRHSVL; this is translated from the exons ATGTTTAAGCGATTGGTGTGCTGTGCGCTCTTCCTGGCCACGCTGGTCCAGGGTACGATCTTCGAGCGTCCGTGCCGTACGGATGTGTCGGTAGTGCAAGACTTCCAGGTCGAGAAG TATCTCGGGCTGTGGTACGATCTCGAGCACTATGAGGCAAGCTTCGAGCAGAACACGGATTGCGTAACGGCCGAGTACAGTCGCTATGAGGACGGTTCGATCCGGGTGTTCAATTCCGCCGTCCGGCTCACCGATGGACTGCTGTACGCCGTCGACGGCGTCGCACTGTTGAGCTATCCGGAAGCGGAGGTCCTTGAGGCCAAGCTGAACGTGTCGTTCTACGGAGCAC CGAATGATGAATCCAACTACTGGGTGCTGGATACGGATTACGAGAATTACTCGCTCGTCTGGAGCTGCCAACCGATCGGCGAGGAACGATCTCTCG AATACTACTGGCTACTGTCGCGCACCCCATCCCTGCCGGAAGATGGCGAGCTGAGGGAAACAATCGAAGCGCTCAAGGAGCAGAACGGAATCGTCGATGATGAGCTCATCATTACGGAACACTTTGCCGAAGG ATGCAACAACAAGCGCCACAGTGTATTGTAA